A single Microbacterium protaetiae DNA region contains:
- a CDS encoding extracellular solute-binding protein, which yields MTQLSASPAKRVITVLATLAAAGLVLSGCTSSGDTDDAGASFDFTGKDKGAMSDFAVGTTFTATEPVEFSMLYRDHEAYPLQKDWPFFTEIEKNQKVTFDIDSSPRVGYEDARSAMIASGDAPEIITVVYPGQETPFVSGGAILPVSDFTQYMPNFTDKVKKWGLEKDLDNLRQADGKFYVLPGLSEIAVPQYSYVVRKDIWDKLGLSLSPATFDDFQDELQKVHEAYPDKEIISDEFNSPDPLGGALNFAAPNFGTAAGWGLSASSTGGGWWDGSKYVYAAATDEYKQLITYYHGLVADGLMTKSSVTQSDDDAKASFFNGDSLVISGNDQFLTQARQSFSEVGNKDAEVALLRVPAGPAGDNLAAGGRVDGIPGIMISSKAADSDHFKALLQFVDWLYYSDEGLEFAKWGVKGTTYTVENGTRKLTADWDRAKDMLNPGATKMLNVDGGFANGAFMSAEGSTEELRTSMMLPETKDFVSSMLTKTQLATAPSAPLTEVENEQASLWASALLDVVRQNTAAFITGDRPLSEWDAYVQELKNAHMDEYIDMINTAQQRQAKALAGDSQD from the coding sequence CCGCAGGCCTCGTGCTCAGCGGTTGCACCTCGTCCGGTGACACCGACGACGCCGGCGCCAGCTTCGATTTCACCGGCAAGGACAAGGGGGCGATGTCGGACTTCGCCGTCGGCACCACCTTCACCGCCACCGAGCCGGTCGAGTTCTCGATGCTCTACCGCGACCACGAGGCCTACCCGCTGCAGAAGGACTGGCCGTTCTTCACCGAGATCGAGAAGAACCAGAAGGTCACCTTCGACATCGACAGCTCACCGCGCGTCGGCTACGAAGACGCCCGCTCGGCGATGATCGCCAGCGGCGACGCCCCCGAGATCATCACGGTGGTCTACCCGGGCCAGGAGACCCCGTTCGTCTCGGGTGGCGCGATTCTGCCGGTGAGCGATTTCACGCAGTACATGCCCAACTTCACCGACAAGGTGAAGAAGTGGGGACTGGAGAAAGACCTCGACAACCTGCGTCAGGCCGACGGCAAGTTCTACGTGCTGCCGGGGCTTTCCGAGATCGCCGTCCCGCAGTACAGCTACGTCGTGCGCAAGGACATCTGGGACAAGCTGGGGCTGAGCCTGTCGCCGGCGACCTTCGACGACTTCCAGGACGAACTGCAGAAGGTGCACGAGGCCTACCCCGACAAGGAGATCATCTCCGACGAGTTCAACAGCCCCGACCCGCTCGGCGGTGCGCTGAACTTCGCGGCGCCCAACTTCGGCACGGCCGCCGGCTGGGGCCTGTCGGCCTCGTCGACCGGTGGCGGCTGGTGGGACGGCTCGAAGTACGTTTACGCGGCGGCCACCGACGAGTACAAGCAGCTCATCACCTATTACCACGGCCTGGTGGCCGATGGGCTCATGACGAAGTCGAGCGTGACCCAGTCGGACGACGACGCGAAGGCGAGCTTCTTCAACGGCGACTCGCTCGTGATCTCGGGCAACGACCAGTTCCTGACCCAGGCGCGGCAGTCGTTCTCTGAGGTCGGCAACAAAGACGCCGAGGTGGCGCTGCTGCGCGTGCCGGCCGGTCCGGCCGGTGACAACCTCGCCGCAGGCGGGCGCGTCGACGGTATTCCGGGCATCATGATCTCGTCGAAGGCCGCCGACAGCGACCACTTCAAGGCGCTGCTGCAGTTCGTGGACTGGCTGTACTACTCCGACGAGGGCCTCGAGTTCGCCAAGTGGGGCGTGAAGGGCACCACTTACACGGTCGAGAACGGCACGCGCAAGCTCACCGCCGACTGGGACCGCGCGAAGGACATGCTCAACCCCGGTGCCACGAAGATGCTCAACGTCGACGGCGGCTTCGCCAACGGTGCATTCATGTCGGCCGAGGGCAGCACCGAAGAGCTGCGCACGTCGATGATGCTGCCTGAGACCAAGGACTTCGTCTCATCGATGCTCACAAAGACCCAGCTGGCGACCGCGCCATCGGCGCCGCTCACCGAGGTGGAGAACGAGCAGGCGAGCCTGTGGGCCTCGGCACTGCTGGATGTCGTACGCCAGAACACGGCCGCGTTCATCACCGGTGACCGTCCGCTCTCGGAGTGGGACGCCTATGTGCAGGAGCTGAAGAATGCGCACATGGACGAGTACATCGACATGATCAACACGGCGCAGCAGCGTCAGGCGAAGGCCCTGGCCGGCGACAGCCAGGACTGA
- a CDS encoding DUF624 domain-containing protein: MSQSRSILTESNAFTRVTGGVYRYLVVEVAFVLAGLPGIAGIVLLEPTAGNVPLYVLCLIPVLPAFSAAVSASRPTAELTPWRRYWQCWRANVRDVLLVTSPALVALAVLVFNVAFGAIAGTFFVVAALVLAVAVVLWCVNAVLIASLFRFRTRDTARLAAYYLIAKPLATIGTICLLVIAAAVVATMTAWALLAAASVLAGLVRAGARPIIADVEARFIATS, from the coding sequence ATGAGCCAGAGCAGAAGCATCCTGACCGAATCGAACGCGTTCACCCGCGTGACCGGAGGCGTCTATCGCTATCTGGTGGTCGAAGTCGCCTTCGTGCTCGCCGGGCTCCCCGGCATCGCCGGGATCGTGCTGCTCGAGCCGACCGCCGGCAACGTGCCCCTGTACGTGCTGTGCCTGATTCCGGTGCTCCCTGCATTTTCGGCGGCCGTCTCTGCATCGCGCCCGACCGCCGAGCTGACTCCGTGGCGCCGCTACTGGCAGTGCTGGCGAGCCAATGTGCGCGACGTGCTGCTGGTGACCTCTCCGGCGCTGGTGGCCTTGGCGGTGCTCGTCTTCAATGTCGCCTTCGGCGCCATCGCCGGCACCTTCTTTGTCGTGGCCGCTCTGGTGCTGGCCGTCGCTGTCGTGCTGTGGTGCGTGAACGCGGTGCTGATAGCGTCGCTGTTCCGTTTTCGCACCCGTGACACGGCGCGGCTGGCGGCGTATTACCTCATCGCCAAGCCCCTGGCGACCATCGGCACTATCTGCCTTCTGGTCATCGCTGCCGCAGTGGTCGCGACGATGACCGCGTGGGCGCTGCTGGCGGCCGCATCGGTGCTTGCCGGTCTGGTGCGCGCCGGCGCGCGGCCGATCATCGCCGATGTCGAGGCGCGGTTCATCGCGACGTCCTGA